Proteins co-encoded in one Opitutus terrae PB90-1 genomic window:
- a CDS encoding response regulator transcription factor, which yields MKILIADDEPVARRVLMGFLEKEKYEVVVAEDGQAALKLLSAPEAPTIAILDWMMPGLNGLQVCRRIRTTNLKIRPYVMMVSAKSGANDITSALDAGADDYISKPFNPGELMARLRVARRSIEYQVELQNHITQLESLAQRYNLLGEIAAAQSARARSGTMPPIPDPDAADAKLGPGGERIDAIMIRSISDLGLGRAVKAQIDHGNVHRPLAFTTWAGVVYLKEQVWIDLLLEVDAAAAGAMFQKMLKRTAASHRETLDFLAETQTIISAAFRNEAQSRGGDAITPILSRALRTGEAHHRVMPVPPERETHTYALQGYAVRLTVVRRPDCIELKTAGQLSESDILAEPFPPPEVSDLPLLSQGVVLSDRFIEKLSSMAESELKTLLVPVIRASPLANYFMHGDE from the coding sequence TACTGATTGCTGATGACGAACCCGTTGCCCGGCGGGTGCTGATGGGATTTCTGGAAAAGGAAAAATACGAAGTGGTGGTGGCGGAAGACGGCCAGGCTGCGTTGAAGCTGCTCAGCGCGCCGGAGGCGCCGACGATTGCGATTCTTGACTGGATGATGCCCGGACTGAACGGGCTGCAGGTTTGCCGGCGGATTCGGACCACCAACCTCAAGATTCGACCCTATGTGATGATGGTGAGCGCGAAGAGCGGCGCGAACGACATCACCTCGGCGCTGGACGCGGGCGCGGACGACTACATTTCAAAACCTTTCAATCCGGGTGAACTGATGGCGCGGCTGCGGGTCGCGCGGCGCTCGATCGAGTATCAGGTCGAACTGCAGAACCACATCACGCAGCTCGAATCGCTCGCGCAGCGGTACAACCTGCTGGGCGAGATCGCGGCGGCGCAGAGTGCGCGGGCGCGCTCCGGCACGATGCCGCCGATTCCGGATCCGGACGCGGCGGATGCGAAGCTCGGCCCGGGCGGGGAGCGCATCGATGCGATCATGATCCGCTCGATTTCCGATCTTGGGCTTGGTCGCGCGGTGAAGGCGCAGATCGACCACGGGAACGTGCACCGGCCGCTGGCGTTCACGACGTGGGCCGGGGTGGTTTACCTGAAAGAGCAGGTTTGGATAGATCTGCTGCTTGAGGTGGACGCGGCGGCCGCAGGCGCGATGTTCCAAAAGATGCTGAAGCGCACCGCGGCGTCGCATCGTGAGACGCTGGATTTCCTCGCGGAGACGCAGACGATCATCAGCGCGGCGTTCCGCAACGAGGCGCAGAGCCGCGGCGGTGATGCGATCACGCCGATTCTGTCGCGGGCGTTGCGCACCGGCGAGGCGCATCATCGCGTCATGCCGGTGCCGCCGGAACGCGAGACGCACACGTACGCGCTGCAAGGCTACGCGGTCCGGCTTACGGTCGTGCGCCGCCCCGATTGCATCGAACTGAAGACAGCGGGACAGCTGTCGGAGTCGGACATCCTGGCCGAGCCGTTCCCGCCCCCGGAAGTGAGCGATCTGCCGCTGTTGAGCCAAGGCGTGGTGCTCAGCGATCGGTTCATCGAAAAACTGTCCTCGATGGCGGAGTCGGAGTTGAAGACGCTGCTGGTCCCGGTCATCCGGGCCTCGCCGCTGGCAAACTATTTCATGCACGGCGACGAGTGA
- the htpG gene encoding molecular chaperone HtpG has translation MSTTAPQKFEFQAEIAQLLDIVTHSLYTEKEIFVRELVSNASDALEKLRHLQLTEKEIYDDTLTLEINVTTDDKAKTITIQDFGIGMTRQELVENLGTIAHSGSKAFLKALAESEQKNTSLIGQFGVGFYSAFMVAKSVKVYTHSWRKDETGQLWTSEGAGNYSIEESSGERRGAKIVIELKDECSEFSQDWRIKEILERYSAFVSFPINLNGKRVNTVQALWLRNKNEIKDEEYTEFYKFQAHAFDEPRLRLHFSADAPLAINALLFVPKENTEKLGFSRLEPSVALYCRKVMIDAKPKHLLPEWLRFLKGVVDSEDLPLNISRETMQDKALIEKLNKVITKRFLKFLEDEAKNRVDAYNEFYAEFGFFLKEGAAVDFTHKDQLAKLLRFESSLTEKGKTTSLADYVTRMGSEQKEIYYLFGPNRAAIESGPYLEGFKARNLEVLFCYESVDEYVMNSLREFDGKKLTAADHADVKLSDLPKPEGALSEDDTKKLTSWLKDTLGERVAEVKASDRLVDSPALALNADKFMSPHMRRMMKALNKDGAESPLRVNLEINPRSAVIKRLFETHTAAPDKAKLVAEQILDNALISAGLLDDATAMVARLYKILETA, from the coding sequence ATGTCCACCACGGCACCGCAAAAATTCGAGTTCCAGGCCGAGATCGCCCAGCTCCTCGATATTGTCACCCACTCGCTCTACACGGAGAAGGAAATCTTCGTGCGCGAGCTGGTGTCCAACGCCTCCGACGCACTGGAGAAGCTGCGCCACCTGCAGCTCACGGAAAAGGAGATCTACGACGACACGCTCACGCTGGAGATCAACGTCACCACCGACGACAAGGCGAAGACGATCACGATCCAGGACTTTGGCATTGGCATGACCCGGCAGGAGCTGGTCGAGAATCTCGGCACGATCGCGCACTCCGGCTCCAAGGCGTTTCTGAAGGCGCTGGCCGAAAGCGAGCAGAAGAACACCAGTCTGATCGGCCAGTTCGGCGTCGGCTTCTACTCCGCGTTCATGGTCGCCAAGTCGGTCAAGGTCTACACGCACTCGTGGCGGAAAGACGAAACCGGCCAGCTCTGGACCAGCGAAGGCGCCGGCAACTATTCGATCGAGGAAAGCAGCGGCGAGCGCCGCGGCGCGAAGATCGTGATCGAGCTGAAGGACGAGTGCTCGGAATTTTCCCAAGACTGGCGGATCAAGGAGATCCTCGAGCGCTACAGCGCGTTCGTGTCGTTCCCGATCAACCTGAACGGCAAGCGCGTCAACACCGTCCAGGCCCTGTGGCTCCGCAACAAAAACGAGATCAAGGACGAGGAATACACCGAGTTCTACAAGTTCCAGGCGCACGCGTTCGACGAGCCGCGGCTGCGGCTGCACTTCTCCGCCGACGCGCCGCTCGCGATCAACGCGCTGCTGTTCGTACCGAAGGAAAACACGGAAAAGCTCGGGTTCTCGCGGCTCGAGCCGTCGGTCGCGCTCTACTGCCGGAAGGTGATGATCGACGCCAAGCCCAAGCACCTGCTCCCCGAGTGGCTGCGGTTCCTTAAGGGCGTCGTCGATAGCGAGGACCTGCCGCTCAACATCTCGCGCGAGACGATGCAGGACAAGGCGCTGATCGAGAAGCTGAACAAGGTCATCACGAAGCGCTTCCTGAAATTTCTCGAGGACGAGGCGAAGAACCGCGTCGACGCCTACAACGAGTTTTACGCCGAGTTTGGCTTCTTCCTGAAGGAGGGCGCCGCCGTCGACTTCACGCACAAGGACCAGCTCGCGAAGCTGCTCCGGTTCGAGTCGTCGCTGACCGAGAAGGGCAAGACCACCAGTCTCGCCGACTACGTCACCCGGATGGGCAGCGAGCAGAAGGAGATTTATTATCTCTTCGGCCCGAACCGCGCGGCGATCGAAAGCGGCCCGTATCTCGAAGGGTTCAAGGCGCGCAATCTCGAGGTGCTCTTCTGCTACGAGTCAGTCGATGAGTATGTGATGAACAGCCTGCGCGAGTTCGACGGCAAAAAGCTCACTGCCGCCGATCACGCCGACGTCAAGCTGTCCGACCTGCCGAAGCCCGAGGGCGCGCTGAGCGAGGACGACACCAAGAAGCTCACGAGCTGGCTGAAGGACACGCTGGGCGAGCGCGTCGCCGAGGTGAAAGCCAGCGATCGGCTCGTCGATTCCCCGGCGCTCGCACTGAATGCCGACAAGTTCATGTCGCCGCACATGCGCCGCATGATGAAGGCGCTGAACAAGGATGGCGCCGAGTCGCCGCTGCGCGTGAACCTCGAGATCAATCCGCGCTCGGCCGTGATCAAGCGGCTCTTCGAAACGCACACCGCTGCGCCGGATAAGGCCAAGCTCGTTGCCGAACAGATTCTCGACAACGCGCTGATCAGTGCCGGCCTGCTCGACGACGCGACCGCCATGGTCGCCCGACTCTACAAGATTCTCGAAACCGCCTGA